In Bacillus sp. SB49, a single window of DNA contains:
- a CDS encoding cold-shock protein — MVEGTVKWFNAEKGFGFIEVEGQDDVFVHFSAIQEEGFKTLEEGQVVTFEIEEGQRGPQAANVQK, encoded by the coding sequence ATGGTTGAAGGTACAGTAAAATGGTTTAACGCAGAAAAAGGTTTCGGATTTATTGAAGTAGAAGGTCAAGACGACGTCTTCGTACACTTCTCTGCAATTCAAGAAGAAGGTTTCAAAACTCTTGAAGAAGGTCAAGTTGTAACTTTCGAAATCGAAGAAGGTCAGCGTGGACCACAAGCAGCTAACGTTCAAAAATAA
- a CDS encoding alpha/beta fold hydrolase, giving the protein MTTALLDTSKGVVEYTYKGVGPVVLLLKGGHCTRETDLSHGSLVYEGYSLLTISRPGYDGTDISTGRTPDAFADTIIEVLNHLRLEKVHVIAVSAAGPTGIALALHHPDRVSKLIMEAAMTMPWEEKVRRRAQVLFGPAEKVFWKSLKTMLTLFPDLVIKQMLAELTTKDADHIVRELSTNDRRFIYDMIATSRSGKGFRTDLRHQVPVMDRLEVPVLGMYSHYDRSVPYAHAVLLKSNVRDCEIFEVDSDSHLIWIGSDAQEVWNKRLEFLNKP; this is encoded by the coding sequence ATGACGACAGCATTACTCGATACGTCCAAAGGAGTCGTTGAATATACATATAAAGGAGTCGGCCCTGTTGTGCTGCTTCTGAAAGGCGGGCACTGCACCAGGGAAACCGACCTTTCCCACGGCAGCCTTGTCTATGAAGGCTATTCCCTGCTTACGATTTCCCGTCCAGGATACGATGGAACGGATATATCCACAGGACGCACGCCTGACGCTTTCGCCGATACGATCATTGAAGTTCTCAATCATTTACGTTTGGAGAAGGTCCATGTCATTGCTGTATCAGCCGCAGGTCCTACCGGCATCGCCCTGGCACTGCATCACCCTGATCGTGTGTCCAAGCTGATCATGGAAGCGGCAATGACCATGCCTTGGGAAGAAAAAGTAAGACGGCGGGCACAAGTGTTATTCGGCCCGGCTGAGAAAGTGTTTTGGAAAAGTTTGAAGACGATGCTTACCCTATTTCCGGACCTCGTCATCAAACAGATGCTGGCAGAGTTAACAACGAAAGATGCCGATCATATCGTCCGGGAGTTGTCTACAAACGACCGTCGCTTCATTTATGACATGATTGCCACTTCCCGTTCCGGCAAAGGATTTCGGACGGATTTGAGACATCAGGTCCCGGTGATGGATCGTCTGGAAGTACCGGTACTTGGAATGTATTCCCATTATGACCGCTCCGTCCCCTATGCCCATGCCGTTCTCTTAAAGTCAAACGTCCGTGATTGTGAAATATTTGAAGTCGACTCGGACAGTCATTTGATTTGGATCGGCAGTGATGCTCAAGAAGTGTGGAATAAAAGATTGGAATTCTTAAATAAACCATAA
- a CDS encoding cobalamin-binding protein codes for MRIVSISPSNTEIVAYLNQTHLLVGVDNYSDYPVEVKKLPKLGPDLSIDMDKVASLKPDLVLASLSVPGMEKNIEALEDRGLPYIILKADSLYEIGEEIRKVGTALGVKREGEAKASAFLAEIDSYRQKNRESGVRPSLYWEWWPKPVFSPGGKNWLTEISELAGAVNIFADKDIANYKTDWEEVKRRDPDHICMVWVGVAEDKMNPDLLKKRSGWNGLKALKYERIHVLEESLFCRPGPRLLAGLRQLDTLLNEKRDG; via the coding sequence ATGAGAATTGTGTCGATTTCTCCTAGCAATACTGAGATTGTCGCGTATTTGAATCAGACACATCTGTTGGTTGGTGTCGACAATTATTCTGATTACCCGGTGGAAGTAAAGAAGCTGCCAAAACTTGGCCCGGATTTGTCCATAGATATGGATAAAGTGGCTTCTTTGAAGCCTGACCTCGTCCTTGCGTCGTTATCCGTTCCGGGAATGGAGAAAAATATCGAAGCACTGGAAGACCGGGGCTTGCCCTACATTATATTGAAGGCGGACAGTCTTTATGAGATCGGCGAGGAAATCAGGAAAGTAGGCACAGCTCTTGGAGTAAAGCGGGAAGGAGAAGCAAAAGCATCGGCATTTCTCGCAGAAATTGATTCCTATCGACAGAAAAACAGGGAGAGTGGGGTTCGTCCTTCTCTTTACTGGGAGTGGTGGCCCAAACCGGTGTTCAGTCCTGGAGGAAAGAACTGGTTGACGGAGATAAGCGAGCTGGCTGGTGCTGTCAATATTTTTGCTGACAAGGATATCGCTAATTATAAGACCGATTGGGAAGAAGTGAAGAGGAGAGATCCCGATCATATCTGCATGGTCTGGGTCGGCGTTGCGGAGGATAAGATGAATCCCGATCTACTAAAGAAAAGATCAGGGTGGAACGGGCTTAAGGCGTTAAAATACGAGAGGATTCACGTCTTGGAGGAATCGTTGTTCTGTCGTCCTGGTCCACGTCTGCTGGCTGGACTTAGACAGCTTGATACTTTACTAAATGAAAAAAGAGACGGATGA
- a CDS encoding MBL fold metallo-hydrolase, producing the protein METFEHGEHSNDDWHMGHAEAEEVLPDLAFYRTLIANVVFIGNKDTKDWVLIDCGIAHYSKRIIEAVEKRFGQDNPPRAILLTHGHFDHVGSAKKLAHHWEVPIYIHPLEMDYVTGKRDYPVGDATVGGGLFSLLSPFFPTDPVDLSKYVHPLPEDGTLPFLEDWRIVHTPGHTPGHVSLFRKQDRTLIAGDAFITVQQESSMAVFIQHQHVHGPPAYFTHNWDDAEKSVKALAALNPGVAITGHGLPMEGELLTTQLEELAKNFKELAVPKHKRNIH; encoded by the coding sequence TTGGAAACGTTCGAGCATGGAGAACATTCGAATGACGATTGGCATATGGGGCATGCAGAGGCAGAGGAAGTTCTTCCGGACCTTGCATTTTATAGAACACTGATTGCAAATGTGGTATTTATAGGAAACAAGGACACCAAGGACTGGGTATTGATCGATTGCGGCATAGCTCATTACAGCAAACGGATTATTGAAGCGGTAGAAAAAAGGTTTGGACAGGACAATCCCCCGCGGGCGATCCTCCTCACTCACGGTCACTTCGACCATGTCGGATCTGCGAAGAAGCTCGCGCACCATTGGGAAGTACCCATATATATTCACCCGTTGGAGATGGATTATGTAACAGGCAAACGGGATTATCCGGTTGGAGATGCTACAGTTGGAGGCGGGCTCTTCTCGCTGTTGTCCCCGTTCTTCCCAACAGATCCGGTCGATCTGAGCAAATACGTTCACCCGCTTCCGGAAGATGGAACACTTCCTTTTTTAGAGGATTGGCGTATCGTTCACACCCCGGGACATACACCGGGACACGTCTCCTTGTTCAGAAAGCAGGACAGGACGCTGATCGCAGGCGACGCCTTTATCACGGTTCAACAGGAGTCAAGTATGGCTGTGTTCATTCAGCATCAACACGTCCATGGGCCACCTGCCTATTTCACTCATAACTGGGACGATGCGGAAAAATCCGTCAAGGCATTGGCTGCACTGAACCCTGGAGTAGCGATTACCGGTCATGGGCTTCCAATGGAAGGAGAGCTCCTGACGACCCAATTGGAGGAGCTCGCAAAAAACTTCAAAGAGCTCGCGGTGCCGAAGCATAAGCGAAACATCCATTAG
- the nhaC gene encoding Na+/H+ antiporter NhaC, with amino-acid sequence MLHLQPKSLPGIIESIIMLLITVGVISYFIIGLQATPHVPILIGIFIMIGYGLLKKMSFKQLQHGMVEGAQTGMGAVLLFFVIGILISSWMASGTIPVLMNTGFLLAGGPWFLAIIFAVTAIVGVALGSSFTTAATVGVAFMGVAQSADVSLPMTAGAIVSGAFFGDKMSPLSDTTNLASTVVKVDLFDHIKNMAWTTIPASILTFVLFIFLSPDASTNTEALDEFRIGLVDTGLMHWTSWIPLLVLVIMTMTKRPAFLSLAISSMTATVIAGLRGILDWQALWSTWFGGFQGTTGNEVIDQLLTRGGMNGMLFTVSLVILALALGGLFFVTGVIPAVLSSVQSTLKSARAATVSTALTAIGINVAIGEQYLSILLTGEAYQSVYEKAGLAKKNLSRTLEDAGTVINPLVPWSVCGVFLADVLGVSVLDYLPFAFFCILCPILTILFGLTGRTLTPKAEETYRKVN; translated from the coding sequence ATGTTACATTTACAGCCCAAATCACTGCCCGGCATCATAGAATCCATTATTATGCTTTTGATCACAGTGGGAGTCATCAGTTATTTCATTATAGGTCTGCAGGCAACTCCCCATGTACCGATTCTGATCGGCATCTTCATCATGATCGGTTACGGTCTCTTAAAGAAGATGTCGTTTAAGCAATTGCAGCACGGAATGGTCGAAGGTGCTCAGACGGGAATGGGAGCCGTTCTGTTATTCTTCGTCATCGGAATACTTATTTCCAGCTGGATGGCGAGCGGTACCATTCCCGTACTTATGAATACAGGCTTCCTGCTGGCCGGAGGTCCTTGGTTCCTGGCCATCATCTTCGCGGTCACAGCCATCGTAGGCGTCGCCCTGGGGAGTTCTTTTACAACCGCAGCAACTGTCGGTGTCGCCTTTATGGGTGTAGCACAGTCCGCAGATGTTTCCTTACCCATGACAGCGGGAGCAATCGTCTCCGGTGCTTTCTTCGGAGATAAAATGTCACCATTGTCAGATACAACCAACCTAGCCTCTACCGTCGTAAAGGTCGACTTATTCGATCATATCAAAAATATGGCCTGGACGACTATTCCGGCTTCCATTCTGACTTTCGTGCTTTTCATATTTCTGTCTCCTGATGCATCGACGAATACAGAAGCACTGGATGAATTTCGTATCGGTCTTGTGGACACCGGATTAATGCATTGGACGTCTTGGATTCCTCTTCTTGTCTTAGTTATCATGACGATGACCAAAAGACCGGCGTTCTTATCTCTCGCCATCAGCAGTATGACTGCCACTGTCATCGCAGGTTTACGGGGAATCCTTGACTGGCAGGCATTATGGAGTACTTGGTTTGGAGGTTTTCAGGGAACGACTGGAAACGAAGTCATCGACCAGTTGCTAACCCGTGGCGGGATGAACGGAATGCTCTTCACCGTTTCTCTCGTCATTCTGGCACTCGCATTAGGAGGATTATTCTTTGTTACAGGAGTGATACCAGCCGTTCTCTCCAGCGTTCAGAGCACTTTGAAGTCCGCACGGGCAGCGACCGTTTCGACAGCACTCACAGCCATCGGGATCAATGTTGCTATCGGAGAGCAATACCTTTCCATTCTCCTGACAGGAGAAGCATACCAAAGCGTGTATGAGAAAGCAGGTCTTGCGAAGAAGAACCTCTCCCGGACACTGGAAGATGCCGGTACAGTAATCAATCCGCTCGTTCCGTGGAGCGTGTGCGGTGTCTTCCTTGCCGACGTTCTCGGGGTTTCGGTGCTGGATTACCTACCTTTCGCCTTCTTCTGTATCCTCTGTCCGATACTCACGATCCTTTTCGGATTGACGGGAAGGACTCTGACACCGAAAGCAGAAGAAACATATCGAAAAGTGAATTGA
- a CDS encoding AzlC family ABC transporter permease — MGASLIGTPVPATRLHMVRNGIVAGMPIMLGYLPVALTYGVLAGRSGMTMVELTLMSVLVFAGAAQFLAVGMVASGTGIIEIILATFVLNFRHFIMSFSFVNRLKGIAVKPKLPMALGLTDETFAMSSLYKDPADERHGAYFYASLILTAYVSWVAGSFFGGVLGDVMPERLSDSMGIALYAMFIGLLIPSLKGSVRVASIAGAAMLINFICQSPEMSEGWSIVLGTVIGGFLGIWMPDEEGGEGK, encoded by the coding sequence ATGGGAGCATCACTAATTGGAACGCCTGTTCCTGCGACACGTTTACATATGGTAAGGAACGGGATTGTTGCAGGTATGCCGATCATGCTCGGTTATCTCCCTGTAGCCTTGACCTATGGCGTACTGGCGGGAAGGTCGGGGATGACTATGGTGGAATTGACCTTAATGAGCGTATTGGTGTTCGCCGGAGCTGCGCAATTCCTGGCTGTAGGTATGGTGGCTTCGGGAACCGGAATCATTGAAATCATCCTTGCTACATTCGTTCTTAATTTTCGTCATTTTATCATGAGCTTTTCTTTTGTCAATCGTTTAAAAGGGATTGCCGTTAAACCCAAGCTTCCGATGGCGCTTGGACTTACGGATGAAACGTTTGCTATGTCTTCCTTATATAAGGATCCTGCCGACGAGCGGCATGGAGCGTATTTCTATGCGTCTCTTATTTTGACTGCTTATGTTTCCTGGGTTGCGGGTTCTTTCTTCGGAGGAGTGCTCGGGGATGTCATGCCGGAACGTCTGAGTGACAGCATGGGAATTGCGTTATATGCGATGTTTATCGGACTATTAATTCCATCTTTAAAAGGAAGTGTTCGAGTCGCATCCATAGCAGGAGCGGCTATGCTCATTAATTTTATTTGTCAATCCCCTGAGATGAGTGAAGGATGGTCGATTGTTCTCGGTACGGTAATCGGCGGCTTCCTCGGGATATGGATGCCGGATGAAGAAGGGGGAGAAGGTAAGTGA
- a CDS encoding AzlD domain-containing protein, giving the protein MIVWMIIGMAVVTAIPRIAPVWIAGFVSFPPWVDRWLNAIPYAALGALIFPGILRVKPDAPQVGIIAGLAAVLLAWLKVPVIGVVLGAVIVVFLLTL; this is encoded by the coding sequence GTGATCGTTTGGATGATTATCGGTATGGCCGTTGTTACAGCCATCCCTCGCATTGCTCCGGTATGGATTGCCGGGTTCGTCAGCTTTCCTCCTTGGGTGGATCGGTGGTTAAATGCCATTCCTTACGCCGCGTTAGGAGCGTTAATCTTTCCTGGTATTCTGCGTGTAAAGCCGGATGCCCCGCAGGTCGGTATCATTGCGGGTCTTGCGGCCGTTTTGTTAGCCTGGCTGAAAGTACCCGTCATAGGAGTGGTTCTTGGTGCGGTCATCGTGGTGTTCCTCCTGACGTTGTAG
- a CDS encoding GNAT family N-acetyltransferase, producing MPEVRTARFEDAATIAEIHVKSWKSTYKDLIAEKDLSNTTVEHRIALWETVLKKPVNGQIAYVIENDDHEPVGFVSGGKERTKNYGYDGEIYAIYLLEEYHGKGYGKQLLRAFTEGMLEAGYQSLLVWVLTNNPSSRFYIKYGADPVEAEKVTIGQGTYEETAYGWRNLLDLLGKLN from the coding sequence ATGCCTGAAGTAAGAACGGCCCGTTTTGAAGATGCAGCCACTATAGCAGAAATACATGTGAAAAGCTGGAAATCTACGTATAAGGATCTAATAGCAGAGAAGGACTTAAGCAATACGACGGTCGAACATCGAATCGCGTTATGGGAAACCGTCCTGAAAAAACCGGTGAACGGTCAAATTGCCTATGTCATTGAGAACGATGATCACGAGCCCGTAGGATTTGTTTCCGGGGGGAAAGAGCGGACGAAAAACTACGGGTATGATGGAGAAATATACGCGATTTATTTATTGGAAGAATACCACGGAAAAGGATACGGAAAGCAGCTGCTGAGAGCATTTACGGAAGGAATGCTGGAAGCCGGATATCAATCGCTGCTCGTATGGGTGCTGACCAATAACCCGTCCAGCCGTTTTTATATTAAATATGGCGCCGACCCGGTGGAAGCGGAAAAGGTGACCATCGGACAAGGAACATACGAGGAGACTGCGTATGGATGGCGTAACCTTTTAGATCTTTTAGGAAAATTAAACTGA
- a CDS encoding cation diffusion facilitator family transporter produces the protein MNDYDNLKKGERGAWVSIIAYVILSIAKLTIASIGDSEALRADGLNNTTDVIASIAVLVGLKISRKPPDADHHYGHFRAETIASLIAAFIMMTVGLEVIIGTVQDILEQKSTQPQMLTAWTALVAAVIMYGVYRYNLNLAKSVNSSAVYAAAQDNRSDALVSIGAAIGIFGAQFGVFWLDPLAGLIVGLIICKTAWDIFKDSTHTLTDGYDEGDLEHIREAIASHPEVWAVKDVKARLQGNKTLVDAIIHVDPNITIQQGHDITDEIEDHLEKENNITYAHIHIEPYEKEED, from the coding sequence ATGAATGATTACGATAATTTGAAGAAAGGTGAGCGTGGAGCTTGGGTAAGTATCATTGCCTACGTCATCCTCTCCATCGCCAAACTGACGATTGCTTCCATCGGTGATTCCGAAGCGCTTCGAGCCGACGGATTGAATAATACAACCGATGTAATCGCCTCTATCGCTGTACTGGTGGGGCTGAAAATTTCCAGGAAGCCGCCTGATGCTGATCATCACTACGGCCACTTCCGCGCAGAGACAATCGCTTCCCTGATTGCAGCGTTTATCATGATGACCGTCGGTCTGGAAGTAATTATCGGTACCGTTCAGGACATCCTGGAACAGAAATCAACGCAGCCGCAGATGCTGACCGCCTGGACCGCTCTTGTCGCCGCTGTCATTATGTATGGCGTTTACCGCTATAATTTAAACCTTGCTAAGTCGGTCAACAGCAGTGCCGTCTATGCCGCAGCACAGGATAACCGCTCCGACGCCCTTGTCAGTATCGGCGCAGCGATCGGGATATTCGGCGCCCAGTTCGGAGTCTTTTGGCTGGACCCTCTGGCAGGTCTTATCGTAGGCCTCATCATATGCAAAACCGCTTGGGATATTTTCAAGGACTCCACCCATACCCTTACCGACGGATACGATGAAGGGGACTTGGAGCACATACGTGAAGCCATTGCTTCTCATCCGGAAGTGTGGGCGGTAAAGGATGTGAAAGCGCGTCTTCAAGGAAACAAAACACTGGTCGATGCGATCATTCACGTCGATCCCAACATCACCATTCAACAGGGGCATGACATTACAGATGAAATCGAAGACCACTTGGAGAAAGAGAACAACATTACTTATGCCCACATTCACATCGAGCCCTACGAAAAAGAAGAGGATTAA
- the wrbA gene encoding NAD(P)H:quinone oxidoreductase — MSQVKLAIIYYSSTGTNYKMAKWAEEEAKQTGAEVKLLRVPELAPMEAIEQNPAWKEHYLQTKDEVEEAKVDDMDWADAILFSVPTRFGNVPAQFKQYMDMAGGLWFQGKLVDKVVSAMTSAQNLHGGQESTLLNLYTTMFHWGALIAAPGYTDDAIFASGGNPYGTSVSVDADGNMKEDIEPAVRHQVRRTLDVAGKINR, encoded by the coding sequence ATGTCTCAAGTCAAACTGGCAATCATTTATTACAGTTCGACAGGAACGAACTATAAGATGGCGAAGTGGGCGGAAGAGGAAGCGAAGCAAACAGGAGCAGAGGTGAAGCTTCTTCGCGTCCCGGAGCTTGCACCGATGGAGGCCATTGAGCAGAACCCTGCCTGGAAAGAACATTACTTACAGACGAAGGATGAAGTGGAAGAAGCGAAGGTGGATGACATGGACTGGGCTGATGCCATTTTGTTCAGTGTTCCCACCCGTTTCGGTAACGTACCGGCACAGTTTAAGCAGTATATGGATATGGCGGGTGGACTTTGGTTCCAGGGGAAGCTCGTCGACAAAGTGGTCAGCGCCATGACCTCTGCGCAAAACCTTCATGGAGGACAGGAATCGACACTCCTGAATCTCTACACGACTATGTTTCACTGGGGGGCACTCATTGCTGCGCCCGGATATACGGATGATGCAATATTTGCTTCCGGTGGAAATCCCTACGGTACAAGCGTCAGCGTCGATGCGGATGGCAATATGAAAGAAGATATTGAACCGGCCGTTCGTCATCAGGTCCGACGCACACTCGATGTCGCCGGTAAAATTAACAGGTAA
- a CDS encoding IDEAL domain-containing protein has product MRKQKIIYVIRRDPEYKGKEITAKRELSYGIQLASRLLLDHLSYQFNKERLDEQINRAIDNHDREEFERLSKQYQPFTWE; this is encoded by the coding sequence ATGAGAAAGCAAAAGATCATTTACGTTATCCGTCGGGACCCCGAATACAAAGGGAAAGAGATTACGGCAAAGAGAGAATTGTCCTATGGTATTCAACTTGCCTCACGTCTGCTTTTAGATCACTTAAGTTATCAATTCAATAAAGAACGCCTGGACGAGCAGATAAACCGGGCCATTGATAACCATGACCGCGAAGAATTCGAGCGCTTGAGTAAACAATATCAACCCTTCACATGGGAATAA
- a CDS encoding M15 family metallopeptidase → MKKALAITMISLSLTACSINTQTTEQKDETVPASAEQKQQTSEQKQSQETKQEQSEDIALEDGTVQVGEPESITAVVNKERKLPGDYVPNDLTVPDVPFYFEEFQEKKQLREPAARALEDLIAAAEADGMNIVAASGYRSYDRQTEIYDRNVEIYGKEETDTFSAEPGTSEHQTGLAMDVTSAQMAFKLDQSFGETPEGKWLAEHAHEYGFIIRYTEGKEDITGYTYEPWHLRYVGTEYSTEVHEESKSLEEFFGFYKE, encoded by the coding sequence TTGAAAAAAGCACTGGCAATAACTATGATCAGCCTGTCGCTGACTGCGTGTTCCATCAACACTCAAACGACAGAGCAGAAGGACGAAACCGTTCCGGCTTCGGCGGAACAGAAGCAACAGACATCCGAACAGAAACAGTCTCAGGAAACGAAGCAGGAGCAGTCCGAAGACATAGCCTTGGAGGATGGGACAGTACAGGTTGGTGAGCCGGAGAGCATCACCGCTGTGGTCAACAAGGAAAGAAAGCTGCCCGGTGATTATGTACCGAATGATCTGACCGTTCCAGACGTCCCGTTCTATTTTGAAGAATTCCAGGAGAAGAAGCAGCTGCGTGAACCTGCGGCACGGGCTCTGGAGGATCTGATTGCTGCTGCAGAGGCAGATGGGATGAACATCGTCGCTGCCTCCGGTTATCGCTCGTATGACCGTCAGACGGAAATTTACGATCGCAATGTGGAGATATACGGAAAAGAGGAGACCGATACCTTTTCCGCCGAACCTGGTACAAGTGAGCACCAGACAGGGCTTGCCATGGACGTGACGTCCGCTCAAATGGCATTCAAGCTCGATCAATCATTCGGGGAGACACCGGAAGGAAAGTGGCTCGCTGAGCATGCTCACGAATATGGATTCATTATCCGATATACAGAAGGAAAAGAAGACATAACAGGTTATACGTATGAGCCGTGGCACCTGCGGTATGTAGGGACGGAATACTCTACGGAAGTCCATGAAGAATCCAAGTCATTGGAAGAATTTTTCGGTTTTTATAAGGAATGA
- a CDS encoding NAD(P)-dependent oxidoreductase yields MKIAVFGATGRVGSLVVKHAIERGFAVKALVRDRSKAEAMIPGAELIVGDTKEEAAVRQTLDGCDLVFSGLSTDKTDTLTTSFPHIIQVMKEKGISRIVTIGTAGILNSRHEEGKFRFETNESKRKQTFAAEEHAQVYRLLQASDLEWTIICPTYLPDGGKEGIVRYEINKLPEDGKKITVTDTAEFAMQEMIDSRFPQKRVGICY; encoded by the coding sequence ATGAAAATAGCTGTATTTGGAGCAACAGGACGAGTTGGCTCGCTTGTTGTCAAGCATGCCATAGAAAGAGGGTTCGCCGTAAAAGCGTTGGTAAGAGACCGCTCGAAAGCAGAAGCGATGATCCCGGGTGCGGAGCTTATCGTCGGAGATACGAAAGAAGAGGCAGCCGTCAGACAAACCCTGGATGGCTGCGATCTTGTTTTCAGTGGCCTGAGTACGGATAAAACAGATACATTAACCACATCATTTCCTCACATTATTCAAGTAATGAAGGAAAAGGGAATCAGCCGCATTGTCACTATTGGAACCGCCGGCATACTGAACAGCCGGCACGAGGAAGGGAAATTCCGCTTTGAAACCAATGAATCCAAGCGGAAGCAGACATTCGCTGCGGAAGAACACGCCCAGGTTTATCGACTATTGCAAGCGTCCGACCTTGAATGGACGATTATATGCCCCACTTACCTTCCTGACGGTGGAAAAGAAGGAATTGTGCGTTATGAAATAAACAAACTGCCGGAAGACGGCAAAAAAATAACGGTTACAGATACTGCGGAATTTGCTATGCAGGAAATGATCGACAGCCGATTCCCCCAAAAAAGAGTCGGCATCTGCTATTAA
- the fumC gene encoding class II fumarate hydratase, which yields MDYRMEKDTIGEIKVPSEKYWGAQTQRSKQNFPIGEEKMPKEVVEGFAILKKSAARANAELGLLEADKADAITYAADKIIAGELEEHFPLVVWQTGSGTQSNMNVNEVIAYVGNQWLEEQGKEVRLHPNDDVNKSQSSNDTYPTAMHIASVRKVEDVVLPALVQLKQTLNEKMEAFHEIVKIGRTHLQDATPLTLGQEISGWHRMLEKTEKMLIESTQYVKELAIGGTAVGTGLNAHVDFSDHVVAEINKATGKTFLSAPNKFHALTSHDELVHAHGALKALAADMMKIANDVRWLASGPRCGIGEITIPANEPGSSIMPGKVNPTQSEAVTMVAAQVMGNDATIGFAASQGNFELNVFKPVIAYNFLQSAQLLADSIVSFDERCASGIEPNHEQIEKNLRDSLMLVTALNPHIGYENAAKIAKTAYEKNQTLKETAVELDLLTEEQFEEYVDPKSMTKPNAK from the coding sequence ATGGATTATCGTATGGAGAAGGATACCATTGGTGAAATCAAAGTGCCAAGTGAAAAATACTGGGGAGCACAAACACAGCGGAGTAAGCAGAACTTTCCGATCGGGGAAGAGAAGATGCCGAAGGAAGTTGTGGAAGGATTCGCTATATTGAAGAAAAGTGCAGCCAGGGCGAATGCAGAGCTCGGGCTTTTAGAAGCGGATAAAGCGGATGCCATCACCTACGCAGCGGATAAGATTATCGCAGGGGAGCTGGAGGAGCATTTCCCACTGGTCGTATGGCAGACAGGTAGTGGTACACAGTCCAATATGAACGTCAATGAAGTCATTGCCTACGTAGGAAACCAGTGGCTGGAGGAACAAGGCAAAGAAGTGCGTCTCCATCCAAATGACGACGTAAACAAATCACAAAGCTCGAATGATACCTACCCGACGGCGATGCATATCGCATCCGTAAGAAAAGTCGAAGACGTTGTACTTCCGGCTCTCGTACAATTGAAACAAACATTGAATGAAAAAATGGAAGCGTTTCATGAGATCGTTAAAATCGGCCGAACCCATTTGCAGGATGCCACTCCTTTAACATTGGGACAGGAGATCAGCGGCTGGCACCGTATGCTTGAAAAGACGGAAAAAATGCTGATTGAAAGCACTCAATATGTGAAGGAATTAGCTATCGGCGGCACAGCTGTAGGAACGGGGCTCAACGCTCATGTCGATTTCTCCGATCATGTCGTAGCTGAAATCAATAAAGCGACAGGAAAAACTTTCCTTTCTGCACCAAATAAATTCCATGCGCTTACATCTCATGATGAACTCGTCCATGCTCACGGAGCTTTAAAGGCATTAGCCGCGGATATGATGAAAATCGCCAACGACGTGCGCTGGCTTGCCAGCGGACCACGCTGCGGCATCGGTGAAATTACGATCCCGGCCAATGAACCGGGAAGCTCCATTATGCCTGGTAAAGTGAACCCTACTCAAAGTGAAGCCGTGACGATGGTGGCGGCCCAAGTAATGGGAAATGATGCGACCATCGGATTTGCAGCCAGTCAGGGAAATTTTGAACTGAATGTATTCAAACCTGTCATTGCTTATAATTTCCTCCAGTCTGCACAGCTCCTTGCCGACAGCATCGTTTCCTTTGATGAGCGCTGCGCAAGTGGAATTGAACCGAATCACGAACAAATTGAAAAGAATCTGCGCGATTCCTTGATGCTTGTCACAGCCCTGAACCCGCATATCGGTTATGAGAATGCGGCGAAAATCGCCAAGACCGCTTATGAGAAAAATCAGACGCTGAAAGAGACGGCAGTCGAACTGGATCTGTTAACAGAAGAACAATTTGAAGAATATGTAGATCCTAAATCCATGACGAAACCGAACGCAAAGTAA
- a CDS encoding alpha/beta-type small acid-soluble spore protein — protein sequence MANNNSSNELVVPGVQQALDQMKYEIAQEFGVQLGADTTARANGSVGGEITKRLVQMAEQQFGGYQK from the coding sequence ATGGCTAACAACAACAGTTCAAACGAGTTGGTTGTACCTGGCGTACAACAAGCTCTAGACCAAATGAAATACGAAATCGCTCAAGAATTCGGCGTACAACTTGGTGCTGACACTACAGCTCGCGCTAACGGTTCTGTAGGTGGAGAGATCACTAAGCGTCTTGTACAAATGGCTGAACAACAGTTCGGTGGATACCAAAAATAA